One part of the Haliaeetus albicilla chromosome 9, bHalAlb1.1, whole genome shotgun sequence genome encodes these proteins:
- the NOS2 gene encoding nitric oxide synthase, inducible isoform X2, with product MFEHICRHIQYATNNGNIRSAITIFPQRTDGKHDFRVWNSQLIRYAGYQMPDGSIVGDPASVEFTQLCIELGWKPKYGRFDVVPLVLQANGQDPEIFEFPPEIVLEVPMEHPKYEWFKDLDLKWYALPAVANMLLEVGGLEFTGCPFNGWYLGTEIGVRDFCDVQRYNILKEVGRRMGLETNKLSSLWKDRAVVEINVAVLYSFQKQNVTIMDHHSAAESFMKYMQNEYRVRGGCPADWVWIVPPMSGSITPVFHQEMLNYVLTPFYYYQVDAWKTHVWHDETRRPKKKEIKFSILAKAVLFASSLMRQTMATRSKVTVIYATETGKSETLANNLCTLFNCAFNTKILCMDEYNICDLEKETLLLVVTSTFGNGDSPNNGKTLKNSLLTLKLLRKKIRYAVFGLGSSMYPEFCAFAHAIDQKLAQLGASQLTPIGEGDELNGQEEAFRTWAVSAFKTACDIFNIRGKNSIQLPKVYTSDESWDPKNYRIVHDSQTMNLAKALANIHSKDIIPMKLKFRQNLQSSKSSRVTILVKLSCETNQEVHYLPGEHIGIFPGNQPELVHGLIAHVKDAPPADQAIRLETCTDGGYWTSDKKIPACTLTEALTYLLDITTPPSQQLLKKLSQLVTAEGDKQRLEVLCQSTEEYNKWKFYNSPNILEVLEEFPSAEVSTAFLLTQLPFLKPRYYSVSSSCDMTPREIHLTVAVVNYRTRDGQGPLHHGVCSSWLNTVALNEIVPCFIRSASEFQLPEQPTKPCILIGPGTGIAPFRSFWLQRLYDLEKKGIKGGDMTLLFGCRRPDMDHIYKEETEEMKRKGVLKEVYTAYSRQPGKAKVYVQDIIQSKLETKVCNLLHKEEGHIYVCGDVRMAKDVAQTLKGMLAKNLKLNEQEAEEYFFQLKSQKRYHEDIFGAVFPHEVKRGVRALQPTSPRTNQLMF from the exons ATGTTTGAGCATATCTGTCGTCATATTCAGTATGCCACAAACAATGGAAATATAAG ATCAGCCATCACTATCTTCCCTCAGAGGACTGATGGGAAACATGATTTTCGTGTTTGGAACAGCCAGCTCATCCGATATGCTGGATATCAAATGCCAGATGGGTCTATTGTAGGAGACCCTGCCAGTGTGGAGTTCACACAG TTGTGCATTGAGCTTGGGTGGAAGCCGAAATATGGCCGCTTTGATGTAGTTCCACTTGTTCTCCAAGCAAACGGCCAAGACCCAGAAATATTTGAATTCCCGCCAGAAATTGTCCTTGAAGTGCCAATGGAGCATCCAAA GTATGAATGGTTTAAGGACTTAGATCTGAAGTGGTATGCGCTGCCTGCTGTTGCCAACATGCTTCTTGAGGTGGGAGGCCTGGAATTTACTGGGTGTCCTTTCAACGGCTGGTACCTGGGGACAGAGATAGGAGTGCGAGACTTCTGTGATGTACAGCGATACAACATCCTGAAG GAGGTAGGAAGAAGAATGGGactggaaacaaacaaactttcATCATTGTGGAAAGACCGAGCTGTTGTAGAGATAAATGTGGCTGTGCTTTACAGCTTCCAA AAACAAAATGTGACTATCATGGATCACCACTCAGCTGCTGAGTCCTTCATGAAATACATGCAGAATGAGTACCGTGTACGAGGAGGCTGCCCAGCTGACTGGGTGTGGATTGTACCTCCTATGTCAGGGAGCATAACTCCTGTGTTCCACCAGGAGATGTTGAACTATGTCCTCACTCCCTTCTATTACTACCAG gtggaTGCATGGAAAACACATGTCTGGCATGATGAGACACGGAggccaaagaaaaaagaaataaagtttaGCATCTTGGCAAA ggCTGTACTCTTTGCATCTTCGCTCATGCGACAAACAATGGCAACCAGGTCCAAGGTCACTGTAATCTATGCAACAGAGACTGGGAAATCTGAAACACTAGCCAACAATCTGTGCACTTTGTTCAACTGTGCCTTCAACACTAAG ATTCTATGCATGGATGAGTACAACATTTGTgacctggaaaaagaaacacttctttTAGTGGTTACTAGCACTTTTGGAAATGGAGATTCTCCAAATAACGGAAAG ACCTTGAAGAACTCCTTGCTCACCCTGAaattgctgagaaaaaaaattag ATATgctgtgtttggtttggggtcCAGCATGTATCCAGAGTTCTGTGCCTTTGCTCATGCCATTGACCAAAAACTTGCCCAACTAGGGGCTTCTCAGCTCACTCCAATAGGTGAAGGAGATGAACTCAATGGGCAAGAAGAAGCCTTTCGCACATGGGCAGTCAGTGCGTTCAAG acTGCCTGTGACATTTTTAACATCCGTGGGAAAAACAGTATTCAGTTGCCTAAGGTATATACCTCTGATGAAAGCTGGGATCCTAAGAATTACAGGATAGTGCATGACTCTCAAACCATGAACTTGGCTAAAG CGCTCGCAAACATTCACTCCAAGGATATAATTCCCATGAAGTTGAAATTCAGACAGAATCTTCAAAGTTCAAAATCCAG TCGTGTTACCATTCTCGTTAAGCTTTCCTGTGAGACTAATCAGGAAGTGCACTACCTGCCCGGAGAACATATTGGGATTTTCCCAGGCAACCAGCCAGAATTAGTCCATGGCCTCATTGCACATGTCAAGGATGCCCCTCCAGCTGATCAGGCTATCAGACTTGAAACCTGCACTGATG GTGGCTACTGGACAAGTGACAAAAAGATTCCAGCCTGCACACTCACCGAGGCTTTGACATACTTGCTTGATATCACTACTCCACCCTCCCAACAACTGCTAAAAAAACTCTCCCAGCTGGTAACAGCGGAAGGAGACAAACAGAGACTGGAAGTTTTATGTCAG AGCACAGAAGAATACAACAAATGGAAGTTTTACAACAGCCCGAACATCCTGGAGGTCCTGGAGGAGTTTCCTTCTGCTGAGGTCTCAACAGCTTTCTTACTGACTCAGCTGCCATTTCTGAAACCCAGGTACTATTCTGTCAGTTCCTCCTGTGACATGACACCCAGAGAGATTCATCTGACAGTTGCAGTTGTAAACTacaggacaagag ATGGACAAGGGCCTTTGCACCATGGAGTTTGCAGCTCGTGGCTGAATACCGTAGCTCTCAATGAAATAGTTCCATGCTTTATACGGAG tgCTAGTGAATTCCAGCTCCCAGAGCAGCCAACCAAGCCATGCATTCTGATTGGCCCAGGAACTGGAATTGCTCCCTTCAGAAGTTTCTGGCTGCAGCGTCTCTATGACTTGGAAAAGAAAG GGATCAAAGGTGGTGACATGACATTATTGTTTGGCTGCCGGCGGCCAGACATGGATCACATCTACAAAGAAGAAACTGAGGAAATGAAGAGGAAGGGAGTCCTCAAAGAAGTCTACACAGCTTACTCCAGACAACCTGGCAAAGCTAAA GTCTATGTTCAAGATATTATTCAAAGCAAGTTGGAGACCAAAGTGTGCAACCTCTTGCATAAGGAGGAAGGGCATATCTATGTCTGTGGAGACGTACGCATGGCCAAGGATGTTGCTCAGACTTTGAAAGGGATGCTTGCAAAAAACCTGAAGCTCAAtgagcaggaggcagaggagtATTTCTTCCAGCTAAAG
- the LYRM9 gene encoding LYR motif-containing protein 9: MAPLPNAELVQNSLQLYRYLLRCCKQLPEENIRQHYRHAVRQSFKVHADEDNPERIQQIIKRAIEDADWVMNKYKRQK; the protein is encoded by the exons ATGGCCCCACTACCGAATGCTGAATTAGTTCAGAACTCTTTGCAGTTATATCGTTACCTGCTTCGATGCTGTAAGCAACTTCCTGAAGAGAATATTCGTCAGCATTACAGACATGCAGTCAGGCAG AGTTTCAAAGTTCATGCCGATGAAGACAATCCTGAGCGAATCCAGCAGATTATTAAGAGAGCCATTGAAGATGCTGACTGGGTCATGAATAAA tataaaagacagaaatag
- the NOS2 gene encoding nitric oxide synthase, inducible isoform X1, which translates to MLCPWQFVFKSHAAKNQSSEEKDINNNVEKNREIHGLENDDAKLYDLSKKRIDMPPIITSAKASDGRENPLQNGIKASNQISSPRHVKIRNLENGSSLLDTLHLTAKEVINCRTKACQGALMTPKGLVRGTRDGPVPPAELLPQAVDFIKQYYNSFKEPKIEEHLVRLETVTKEIETTGTYHLTKDELVFAAKQAWRNAPRCIGRIQWSNLQVFDARDCKTAKEMFEHICRHIQYATNNGNIRSAITIFPQRTDGKHDFRVWNSQLIRYAGYQMPDGSIVGDPASVEFTQLCIELGWKPKYGRFDVVPLVLQANGQDPEIFEFPPEIVLEVPMEHPKYEWFKDLDLKWYALPAVANMLLEVGGLEFTGCPFNGWYLGTEIGVRDFCDVQRYNILKEVGRRMGLETNKLSSLWKDRAVVEINVAVLYSFQKQNVTIMDHHSAAESFMKYMQNEYRVRGGCPADWVWIVPPMSGSITPVFHQEMLNYVLTPFYYYQVDAWKTHVWHDETRRPKKKEIKFSILAKAVLFASSLMRQTMATRSKVTVIYATETGKSETLANNLCTLFNCAFNTKILCMDEYNICDLEKETLLLVVTSTFGNGDSPNNGKTLKNSLLTLKLLRKKIRYAVFGLGSSMYPEFCAFAHAIDQKLAQLGASQLTPIGEGDELNGQEEAFRTWAVSAFKTACDIFNIRGKNSIQLPKVYTSDESWDPKNYRIVHDSQTMNLAKALANIHSKDIIPMKLKFRQNLQSSKSSRVTILVKLSCETNQEVHYLPGEHIGIFPGNQPELVHGLIAHVKDAPPADQAIRLETCTDGGYWTSDKKIPACTLTEALTYLLDITTPPSQQLLKKLSQLVTAEGDKQRLEVLCQSTEEYNKWKFYNSPNILEVLEEFPSAEVSTAFLLTQLPFLKPRYYSVSSSCDMTPREIHLTVAVVNYRTRDGQGPLHHGVCSSWLNTVALNEIVPCFIRSASEFQLPEQPTKPCILIGPGTGIAPFRSFWLQRLYDLEKKGIKGGDMTLLFGCRRPDMDHIYKEETEEMKRKGVLKEVYTAYSRQPGKAKVYVQDIIQSKLETKVCNLLHKEEGHIYVCGDVRMAKDVAQTLKGMLAKNLKLNEQEAEEYFFQLKSQKRYHEDIFGAVFPHEVKRGVRALQPTSPRTNQLMF; encoded by the exons ATGTTGTGCCCATGGCAGTTTGTATTCAAATCTCATGCTGCTAAGAACCAGTCCTCTGAAGAGAAGGATATCAATAATAACGTGGAGAAAAACAGGGAGATCCATGG CTTAGAAAATGATGATGCCAAACTATATGACCTGAGCAAGAAGCGGATAGACATGCCACCTATCATAACTTCAGCGAAGGCCAGTGATGGGAGAGAG AACCCTCTCCAAAATGGTATCAAAGCTTCAAACCAAATATCAAGTCCAAGACACGTAAAAATAAGGAACTTGGAAAATGGATCCAGCTTACTCGACACACTACACCTGACAGCAAAGGAG GTTATCAACTGCCGGACCAAAGCCTGCCAAGGGGCACTCATGACCCCAAAGGGCCTGGTGAGAGGTACTAGAGATGGGCCAGTTCCACCGGCAGAGCTTTTACCTCAGGCAGTAGACTTTATCAAGCAGTACTACAATTCATTTAAAGA GCCAAAAATAGAAGAACACCTGGTCCGACTGGAAACAGTGACCAAGGAGATAGAAACAACAGGAACCTACCATCTGACAAAAGATGAACTGGTCTTTGCTGCCAAACAGGCCTGGAGGAATGCACCTAGGTGTATCGGGAGAATCCAGTGGTCCAATCTACAG GTATTTGATGCACGTGATTGTAAAACAGCGAAGGAAATGTTTGAGCATATCTGTCGTCATATTCAGTATGCCACAAACAATGGAAATATAAG ATCAGCCATCACTATCTTCCCTCAGAGGACTGATGGGAAACATGATTTTCGTGTTTGGAACAGCCAGCTCATCCGATATGCTGGATATCAAATGCCAGATGGGTCTATTGTAGGAGACCCTGCCAGTGTGGAGTTCACACAG TTGTGCATTGAGCTTGGGTGGAAGCCGAAATATGGCCGCTTTGATGTAGTTCCACTTGTTCTCCAAGCAAACGGCCAAGACCCAGAAATATTTGAATTCCCGCCAGAAATTGTCCTTGAAGTGCCAATGGAGCATCCAAA GTATGAATGGTTTAAGGACTTAGATCTGAAGTGGTATGCGCTGCCTGCTGTTGCCAACATGCTTCTTGAGGTGGGAGGCCTGGAATTTACTGGGTGTCCTTTCAACGGCTGGTACCTGGGGACAGAGATAGGAGTGCGAGACTTCTGTGATGTACAGCGATACAACATCCTGAAG GAGGTAGGAAGAAGAATGGGactggaaacaaacaaactttcATCATTGTGGAAAGACCGAGCTGTTGTAGAGATAAATGTGGCTGTGCTTTACAGCTTCCAA AAACAAAATGTGACTATCATGGATCACCACTCAGCTGCTGAGTCCTTCATGAAATACATGCAGAATGAGTACCGTGTACGAGGAGGCTGCCCAGCTGACTGGGTGTGGATTGTACCTCCTATGTCAGGGAGCATAACTCCTGTGTTCCACCAGGAGATGTTGAACTATGTCCTCACTCCCTTCTATTACTACCAG gtggaTGCATGGAAAACACATGTCTGGCATGATGAGACACGGAggccaaagaaaaaagaaataaagtttaGCATCTTGGCAAA ggCTGTACTCTTTGCATCTTCGCTCATGCGACAAACAATGGCAACCAGGTCCAAGGTCACTGTAATCTATGCAACAGAGACTGGGAAATCTGAAACACTAGCCAACAATCTGTGCACTTTGTTCAACTGTGCCTTCAACACTAAG ATTCTATGCATGGATGAGTACAACATTTGTgacctggaaaaagaaacacttctttTAGTGGTTACTAGCACTTTTGGAAATGGAGATTCTCCAAATAACGGAAAG ACCTTGAAGAACTCCTTGCTCACCCTGAaattgctgagaaaaaaaattag ATATgctgtgtttggtttggggtcCAGCATGTATCCAGAGTTCTGTGCCTTTGCTCATGCCATTGACCAAAAACTTGCCCAACTAGGGGCTTCTCAGCTCACTCCAATAGGTGAAGGAGATGAACTCAATGGGCAAGAAGAAGCCTTTCGCACATGGGCAGTCAGTGCGTTCAAG acTGCCTGTGACATTTTTAACATCCGTGGGAAAAACAGTATTCAGTTGCCTAAGGTATATACCTCTGATGAAAGCTGGGATCCTAAGAATTACAGGATAGTGCATGACTCTCAAACCATGAACTTGGCTAAAG CGCTCGCAAACATTCACTCCAAGGATATAATTCCCATGAAGTTGAAATTCAGACAGAATCTTCAAAGTTCAAAATCCAG TCGTGTTACCATTCTCGTTAAGCTTTCCTGTGAGACTAATCAGGAAGTGCACTACCTGCCCGGAGAACATATTGGGATTTTCCCAGGCAACCAGCCAGAATTAGTCCATGGCCTCATTGCACATGTCAAGGATGCCCCTCCAGCTGATCAGGCTATCAGACTTGAAACCTGCACTGATG GTGGCTACTGGACAAGTGACAAAAAGATTCCAGCCTGCACACTCACCGAGGCTTTGACATACTTGCTTGATATCACTACTCCACCCTCCCAACAACTGCTAAAAAAACTCTCCCAGCTGGTAACAGCGGAAGGAGACAAACAGAGACTGGAAGTTTTATGTCAG AGCACAGAAGAATACAACAAATGGAAGTTTTACAACAGCCCGAACATCCTGGAGGTCCTGGAGGAGTTTCCTTCTGCTGAGGTCTCAACAGCTTTCTTACTGACTCAGCTGCCATTTCTGAAACCCAGGTACTATTCTGTCAGTTCCTCCTGTGACATGACACCCAGAGAGATTCATCTGACAGTTGCAGTTGTAAACTacaggacaagag ATGGACAAGGGCCTTTGCACCATGGAGTTTGCAGCTCGTGGCTGAATACCGTAGCTCTCAATGAAATAGTTCCATGCTTTATACGGAG tgCTAGTGAATTCCAGCTCCCAGAGCAGCCAACCAAGCCATGCATTCTGATTGGCCCAGGAACTGGAATTGCTCCCTTCAGAAGTTTCTGGCTGCAGCGTCTCTATGACTTGGAAAAGAAAG GGATCAAAGGTGGTGACATGACATTATTGTTTGGCTGCCGGCGGCCAGACATGGATCACATCTACAAAGAAGAAACTGAGGAAATGAAGAGGAAGGGAGTCCTCAAAGAAGTCTACACAGCTTACTCCAGACAACCTGGCAAAGCTAAA GTCTATGTTCAAGATATTATTCAAAGCAAGTTGGAGACCAAAGTGTGCAACCTCTTGCATAAGGAGGAAGGGCATATCTATGTCTGTGGAGACGTACGCATGGCCAAGGATGTTGCTCAGACTTTGAAAGGGATGCTTGCAAAAAACCTGAAGCTCAAtgagcaggaggcagaggagtATTTCTTCCAGCTAAAG